Sequence from the Candidatus Omnitrophota bacterium genome:
TACGGCATTGTCGGGGATCTGTTCGAAGTAGTTCCATTGCTTATTAAAAGATTTAAAGAAGTACTTAAGTAGCTGTGGGCTATGAGCTATGAGCCGTGAACTTTGCATTTAAGCTCAAAGCCCATAGCTCAAAGCCCATAGCTCAGGGTAAAAGGAAACTTACATGCATTTTAAAAGATTAGAAATATTCGGTTTTAAATCATTTGCCAACAGGACGGTCCTCAACTTTGAACCCGGGGTAACCGCTATTGTCGGCCCGAACGGATGCGGAAAAAGCAACATAGCCGATGCCATTAAATGGGTCCTCGGAGAACAGCGTCCCAGGGAATTAAGAGGGCTCGAGATGCAGGATATTATATTTAACGGGACCGACTCAAGGTCCTCGGTGGGCCTGGCCGAGGTTTCCCTTACCCTGTCTAATTCACCCAAACTCCTTCCGGTGAATTATGAAGAAGTCACTGTTTCCCGGCGGGTGTTCCGCTCAGGAGAAAGCATTTACCTTCTTAATAAAATCCCCTGCCGGTTAAAGGATATAGTCGAACTTTTTATGGGAACAGGTATCGGGACCACTGCTTATTCGATGATGGCCCAGGGTAAAATAGATTTGATTATCAGCTCCAAGCCGGAAGAAAGAAGATACATTTTTGACGAAGCAGCCGGAATAACCAAGTATAAGTCCAGAAAAAAAGAGGCATTACGGAAGTTAGAGCAGACAGAAAGTAATCTTTTGCGGGTAAGCGATATCATAACAGAGGTCAAACGTCAGATAGGGTCTATCGAGCGTCAGGCCAAAAAGGCTCAGCGTTATCAGGGATTATTTGAAAACTTAAAGGAACTGGAATTAAAATTAGCTGTTTATGAATACAGCCGGATCAAAAACCAGAAGGCGGTGTCGGAGAAGGAGATTTCCCTGCAGTCCGGACAAAAAGACTTAGTAATAAAAGAAATTGATTTGATGCGTACCGAGCTGGCCGAATTAGAACGCCAGCTGGGAAATACAGAAGCAGATCTTTTAAGAGTCCGGCAAAAGTCAATGCTTATTGACAGCTCCATTGATAAAAATCAGCACCAAATAGCCCTGGACAGGGAAAGGTCTGTTGAAATAGACTCGCAGGAGGGTCTGTTAACGCAGGAAATAGAAACCATTATCGAAAAAATAGATCAGTTAAATACGCAGATCAGCCGGCAGGATAGAGAAATAAAAGCTTTTAGCGGCAGAAGATCCGGCAGGCAGGAACTGCTTTCAAAAAAGGAAAACGGCCTGGCCGAGATAGACAAGCAGATCAAAGCCAACCGGGAAAAGGTTACCAGCTCCAGAAACCAGTTAATGGACGTAGCGGCCTGTCTGACAAGATCCAGGAATGAATTAGCCAAGATCACGGTCAATTTACAGAATGCCGGCGCCAGGCAGAGGAGGCTGAAGTTAGAGCAGAATAATGTGCAAAAAGAGAAGGCCGGTTTAGAAGGACAAGTCTTGATCCTTTCGGCCGATGAGCAAAATTACCAGGTTAAAACAGCAGGCCTGCATAGAGAGCTGGAGATAAACACCGGCCGTTTACAACTGCTTGAAGGGCAAATTGCGCAAATAGCAGATGAGTTGAATAACGAAAAAAGCCGGCTTGCGTTGAAATCGTCAAAAAAAGAGTTTTTGGAAGAGTTAAAAACAAGCCAGAGCAAAGACCTTTCCGGATTAAGCGGGATGATCGGGGTAGTCAGTGATCTAATTACGGTTGAAAAGGGCTACCATGCGGCCATAGAGACAGCTTTAAAAGATTACCTCAGCGCTATTATTATCGATTCGCTGAGCGATATTGAAAGTGCTGTTTCGCATTTAAGCAAAAAAAGAAACGGCCGGGTAACTTTTTTGATCAAGGATATCTTGATATCTGAGCCGGCAAACAGCCTGAAAGAAACGGGCGATATTGAAGGCGTGCTCGGAAGGGCAGTGGATTTTGTCAA
This genomic interval carries:
- the smc gene encoding chromosome segregation protein SMC — translated: MHFKRLEIFGFKSFANRTVLNFEPGVTAIVGPNGCGKSNIADAIKWVLGEQRPRELRGLEMQDIIFNGTDSRSSVGLAEVSLTLSNSPKLLPVNYEEVTVSRRVFRSGESIYLLNKIPCRLKDIVELFMGTGIGTTAYSMMAQGKIDLIISSKPEERRYIFDEAAGITKYKSRKKEALRKLEQTESNLLRVSDIITEVKRQIGSIERQAKKAQRYQGLFENLKELELKLAVYEYSRIKNQKAVSEKEISLQSGQKDLVIKEIDLMRTELAELERQLGNTEADLLRVRQKSMLIDSSIDKNQHQIALDRERSVEIDSQEGLLTQEIETIIEKIDQLNTQISRQDREIKAFSGRRSGRQELLSKKENGLAEIDKQIKANREKVTSSRNQLMDVAACLTRSRNELAKITVNLQNAGARQRRLKLEQNNVQKEKAGLEGQVLILSADEQNYQVKTAGLHRELEINTGRLQLLEGQIAQIADELNNEKSRLALKSSKKEFLEELKTSQSKDLSGLSGMIGVVSDLITVEKGYHAAIETALKDYLSAIIIDSLSDIESAVSHLSKKRNGRVTFLIKDILISEPANSLKETGDIEGVLGRAVDFVKTDSSLKGIISYLLKDVLIVGTFRQALSLGKNPVLKGCNLITLNGETVVEDKLMTVGFPDEEKGILSRQLQYDELGEEIKSLAGVIADNSEKLRQKHIQQEELQKIGAAVRKSLHNEELAQTNVNSNKANLLSAEKKFAGELSLLGLEIEEITFEIEGLKQKEQTLKNSEDKIKEKDSHTHNVVFSSQEAITFREKEREKAIIEIAELRAEVSVFVEREKDFLNTLQMLKTSFGDQNQALELKRNQIETGKCRKDELEAEMKKLKNSIRELSVEKVKAEETTADLKLRSQDLKNKTSAKKELFEEKESIAEEIKNKIHNFNLSMAEISYKGDTITDRISRDYKVKLEEYKADISGVTDWDRLKNEVLELKAKVEAVGPVNLVAIEEHEELKDRFSFLTSQRQDLENAKDSLHSAIGKINRTTRKLFMESFEKIQDAFKDFFKLLFEGGNAQLVLLDQNNTLESGIEIIARPPGKKLQNISLLSGGEKALTAVALLFAIFKVKPSPFCVLDEIDGPLDESNITRFTRVLNDFVKTSQFIIITHNKKTISMADVMYGVTMEESGVSKLVSVKLTEKKPAVNTAS